The Corynebacterium vitaeruminis DSM 20294 genome window below encodes:
- a CDS encoding GNAT family N-acetyltransferase, whose amino-acid sequence MLAKFRKALGAGPQPALGPVHPTHPGWGEYTGTLELASGDRLRLRPLTFRDGKDWCLQRQADREFLEPVEPTVEETWAQAHSIAAWRGYFFTLRQSAEAGFVVPLVIEVNGDFAGQVTLGNIQRGIVSECWIGYWVFSQYHRRGIATAACALGTDHAFSRIGLHRVTATYLPENEASGKVLAHSGFRKEGYLKSNLHINGRWRDHVLVALTEDEFVDSCTGRLIASGAARRVTGDEV is encoded by the coding sequence ATGCTCGCCAAGTTCAGAAAGGCCCTCGGGGCCGGGCCGCAGCCTGCGCTCGGGCCGGTGCACCCAACCCACCCCGGCTGGGGCGAGTACACCGGCACGCTCGAGCTCGCCTCCGGCGACCGCCTGCGGCTGCGCCCGCTCACCTTCCGCGACGGGAAGGATTGGTGCCTGCAGCGTCAGGCCGACCGGGAGTTCCTCGAGCCGGTCGAGCCCACGGTGGAGGAGACCTGGGCGCAGGCGCACTCGATCGCCGCGTGGCGCGGCTACTTCTTTACGCTGAGGCAGTCGGCCGAGGCGGGCTTCGTCGTGCCGCTCGTCATCGAGGTCAACGGCGACTTCGCCGGGCAGGTGACCTTAGGCAACATCCAGCGCGGCATCGTCTCCGAGTGCTGGATCGGGTACTGGGTCTTTAGCCAGTACCACCGGCGCGGCATCGCGACGGCGGCCTGCGCGCTGGGCACCGACCATGCCTTTTCCCGCATCGGCCTGCACCGGGTGACCGCCACCTATCTTCCCGAGAACGAGGCCTCGGGGAAGGTGCTAGCCCACAGCGGATTCCGTAAGGAGGGCTACCTCAAGTCCAACCTGCACATCAACGGCCGCTGGCGCGACCACGTCCTCGTCGCGCTCACCGAGGACGAGTTCGTGGACTCCTGCACCGGCCGGCTCATCGCCTCCGGCGCCGCCCGGCGTGTCACCGGGGACGAGGTCTGA
- the sepX gene encoding divisome protein SepX/GlpR, translating into MPGAIAIGLLIVVWIFVLTPWLLRRQKPIRKAGEAFDETRVVYEGGSGELSPRRRPRLSASDVHASDEDERFEMVDVELEDELDDPLIADEASEKLDSAFASVRSKLGRQDREKAEVRADVVDGEVVQELPKAEKVEEVDENDEAAAVEEGYDEYEFDEDEASYELDETYIGPEDLVFGDEDGQAEPVDELDEEVAQPRDEQPEPATADSGELTEDELAFAARRRGRGGWDPEADKQASLSRYQRRQRTLIGLGAGVVVTLVLGFVIGGWAWILPAIAGVATAVYLYALRQQVAAEERLRRRRIQQLRRAQLGVRNKHDEALGIPERLRRPGAVVLEIDDDSPDFEYLDTYVAPTSNTDGTNGYGAVREVDFRHGRRAG; encoded by the coding sequence ATGCCAGGTGCAATCGCAATCGGCCTCTTGATCGTGGTGTGGATCTTCGTCCTCACCCCGTGGCTTTTGCGCAGGCAGAAGCCGATCCGCAAGGCCGGCGAGGCCTTCGACGAGACCCGCGTCGTCTACGAGGGCGGTAGCGGCGAGCTCAGCCCCCGTCGCCGCCCGCGCCTGAGCGCCTCCGACGTGCACGCCTCCGACGAGGACGAGCGCTTCGAGATGGTCGACGTCGAGCTCGAGGACGAGCTCGACGATCCGCTCATCGCGGACGAGGCCTCGGAGAAGCTGGACTCCGCCTTCGCGAGCGTGCGCAGCAAGCTGGGCAGGCAGGATCGCGAGAAAGCGGAGGTTCGCGCCGACGTCGTCGACGGCGAGGTCGTCCAGGAGCTCCCCAAGGCGGAAAAAGTGGAAGAAGTCGATGAGAACGACGAGGCGGCCGCGGTCGAAGAAGGATACGACGAGTACGAGTTCGACGAGGACGAGGCGTCCTACGAGCTCGACGAGACCTACATCGGCCCTGAGGATCTGGTCTTCGGTGACGAGGACGGGCAGGCAGAGCCCGTCGACGAGCTCGACGAGGAGGTAGCGCAGCCCCGCGACGAGCAGCCCGAGCCTGCCACCGCGGACAGCGGAGAGCTGACCGAGGACGAGCTGGCCTTCGCCGCGCGCCGCCGCGGCCGCGGCGGCTGGGACCCCGAGGCCGACAAGCAGGCCAGCCTCAGCCGCTACCAGCGCCGCCAGCGCACCCTCATCGGCTTGGGTGCGGGCGTGGTGGTCACCCTCGTGCTCGGCTTCGTCATCGGGGGCTGGGCATGGATCCTGCCCGCCATCGCGGGTGTCGCCACCGCCGTCTACCTCTACGCCCTGCGCCAGCAGGTCGCGGCCGAGGAGCGCCTGCGCCGCCGCCGCATCCAGCAGCTGCGCCGCGCGCAGCTCGGCGTGCGCAACAAACACGACGAGGCCCTCGGCATCCCCGAGCGCCTGCGCCGCCCCGGCGCCGTCGTGCTGGAGATCGACGACGACAGCCCGGACTTCGAATACCTCGACACCTACGTGGCGCCGACCAGCAACACCGACGGGACCAACGGATACGGTGCCGTCCGCGAGGTGGACTTCCGCCACGGTCGCCGCGCGGGCTAG
- a CDS encoding DoxX family protein: MDQPVVRDAALLIFRAVLGVVFIAHGFEHFFRTGIAETTTQFQGFGIPQPKLTALITASAELLGGGFLVLGLLTTFVAGALALLMLAALYFVHFGQGFFVAENGIEYPLVLIAALLMIVVFGSGRASLDGVFGRAEL; encoded by the coding sequence ATGGATCAACCTGTTGTCCGGGATGCTGCGCTGCTCATATTTCGGGCCGTGCTCGGTGTAGTCTTCATCGCGCACGGCTTCGAGCATTTCTTCCGCACCGGCATCGCCGAAACCACCACCCAGTTCCAGGGCTTCGGGATCCCGCAGCCGAAGCTGACGGCGCTCATCACCGCCAGTGCGGAGCTGCTGGGTGGGGGCTTCCTCGTGCTGGGGTTGCTCACCACCTTCGTCGCGGGCGCGCTTGCGCTCTTGATGCTCGCCGCCTTGTACTTCGTCCACTTCGGCCAGGGCTTCTTCGTCGCCGAGAACGGCATCGAGTACCCGTTGGTGCTCATCGCGGCCCTGCTGATGATCGTGGTCTTCGGTTCCGGCAGGGCGAGCCTCGATGGGGTCTTTGGCCGTGCTGAGCTGTGA
- a CDS encoding zf-HC2 domain-containing protein encodes MLSCEQVQAALSARLDGEDPGIDDDVLDAHVASCPDCQAFLERAAQLNRTLSLNGIGSDMPGIPDLSEAILAGVEPEFRKQAANRALSASFARVLLAVLGVAWVVGAVATLGDAQSTGAVDIDPASQSLAVEAAAARCAMGFALFVAAWMPRLSAGTLPVFGAMWMFSFGFSVRDLFLASLSTPEVAHLVLLLASVLALAWTWVSTQGWAVLRNAWSSIKAEPIS; translated from the coding sequence GTGCTGAGCTGTGAACAAGTCCAAGCGGCGCTCTCGGCGCGGCTCGACGGCGAGGACCCGGGCATCGATGACGACGTCCTCGATGCGCACGTCGCCTCCTGCCCGGACTGCCAGGCCTTCCTCGAGCGAGCCGCCCAGCTCAACCGGACGCTGAGCCTCAACGGGATCGGCAGCGATATGCCGGGTATTCCGGACCTCTCCGAGGCGATCCTGGCCGGCGTCGAGCCGGAGTTCCGCAAGCAGGCGGCCAACCGCGCGCTGTCGGCCTCCTTCGCCCGGGTGCTCCTCGCCGTGCTGGGCGTGGCTTGGGTGGTGGGCGCGGTCGCCACGCTCGGCGATGCGCAGTCGACCGGCGCCGTCGACATCGACCCGGCCTCGCAGTCGCTCGCGGTGGAGGCGGCGGCCGCGCGCTGCGCGATGGGGTTCGCGCTCTTCGTCGCGGCCTGGATGCCGCGCCTGTCCGCTGGCACGCTGCCCGTCTTCGGCGCGATGTGGATGTTTAGCTTCGGTTTCAGCGTGCGCGATCTGTTCCTAGCCAGCTTGTCGACGCCAGAGGTCGCCCACCTCGTTCTCCTGCTGGCCTCCGTGCTCGCCTTGGCCTGGACGTGGGTGTCCACCCAGGGGTGGGCCGTCCTGCGCAACGCCTGGAGCTCGATCAAGGCGGAGCCGATCAGCTAG
- a CDS encoding dolichyl-phosphate-mannose--protein mannosyltransferase — protein sequence MLRVSTLVEDDQTPRFLRRRGRFARAEVPSAPRTYAWSRQDSIFTAIIALAAFVTRFVGLTSATATGTPVFDEKHYVPQAWDMVESWMNPILGGIESNPGYGLVVHPPLAKQIEALGEMVFGYTPLGWRVMAALFGVAVVLLTMDLVRRLTHSPYAALFAGVLATCDGVLLVGSRFGMLDIFQVLFIVAAAWALVLDHQQMQRRMHEAYVSGLIMGDLGPRLGFRWWRFALGLFLGCALSVKWSGLYYVAFFGLLSVALDAWLRHQYRLRRPLLGALRFDAFPAFASLVLLPAALYVWSWRAWFASETSVYRHAATDGTIPEGSALRILPDTLASWLYYHQTVLKFHESLTTSSGHTHPWDSKPWAWLVSARPILYYSSTDISCGETTCRRMIFLFGTPAIWWLTVPVLLWAAWAMVIRREGAYLVPFVAFMAGFVPWLASYDRQMYFFYATALVPFTIVMLSLVMHSLWGRGRLVGNAKIQELAPGFRAGHLAVVCYLALVIAMFAYFSPILYGYEIPDAYYNSIMWFRSWQ from the coding sequence ATGTTGCGGGTGAGTACCCTCGTTGAAGATGACCAGACCCCCCGCTTCCTCCGCAGGCGCGGCCGGTTCGCCCGGGCGGAGGTCCCGTCCGCGCCCAGGACCTACGCGTGGTCGCGCCAGGACAGCATCTTCACGGCAATCATCGCGCTAGCCGCCTTCGTCACCCGCTTCGTCGGGCTCACCTCGGCGACGGCGACCGGCACCCCGGTCTTCGACGAGAAGCACTACGTCCCCCAGGCATGGGACATGGTCGAGTCCTGGATGAACCCCATCCTGGGCGGCATCGAATCCAACCCCGGCTACGGCCTGGTGGTGCATCCGCCGCTGGCCAAGCAGATCGAGGCGCTCGGCGAGATGGTGTTCGGGTACACCCCGCTCGGCTGGCGCGTCATGGCCGCGCTCTTCGGCGTCGCCGTGGTGCTGCTGACCATGGACCTCGTCCGTCGGCTCACCCACTCCCCCTACGCCGCGCTCTTCGCCGGCGTGCTCGCCACCTGCGACGGCGTCCTGCTCGTCGGCTCCCGGTTTGGCATGCTCGACATCTTCCAGGTGTTGTTCATCGTCGCGGCCGCCTGGGCGCTGGTACTTGACCACCAGCAGATGCAGCGGCGGATGCACGAGGCTTATGTGAGCGGGCTTATTATGGGAGACCTCGGCCCCCGGCTGGGCTTTCGCTGGTGGCGCTTCGCGCTCGGGCTCTTCCTCGGCTGCGCGCTGTCGGTGAAGTGGTCGGGGCTGTACTACGTCGCGTTCTTCGGCCTGCTCTCCGTCGCGCTCGACGCCTGGCTGCGCCACCAATACCGCCTGCGGCGCCCGCTGCTGGGCGCCCTCCGCTTCGACGCCTTCCCCGCCTTCGCCTCCCTTGTGCTCCTGCCCGCCGCGCTGTACGTGTGGTCGTGGCGCGCGTGGTTCGCCTCGGAGACCTCCGTCTACCGCCACGCTGCGACCGACGGGACCATCCCCGAGGGCTCGGCGCTTCGGATCCTGCCGGACACCCTCGCCAGCTGGCTCTATTACCACCAGACGGTGCTGAAGTTCCACGAGTCTCTGACCACCTCCAGCGGGCACACCCACCCCTGGGACTCCAAGCCGTGGGCGTGGCTGGTCTCCGCGCGCCCGATCCTCTATTACTCCTCCACCGACATCTCCTGCGGCGAGACCACCTGCCGGAGGATGATCTTCCTCTTCGGTACCCCGGCCATCTGGTGGCTGACCGTCCCGGTCCTGCTCTGGGCCGCGTGGGCGATGGTCATCCGCCGCGAGGGCGCCTACCTCGTCCCCTTCGTCGCCTTCATGGCGGGCTTCGTGCCCTGGCTGGCCAGCTACGACCGCCAGATGTACTTCTTCTACGCCACCGCGCTCGTGCCGTTCACCATCGTCATGCTCTCGCTCGTGATGCACTCCCTGTGGGGGCGCGGCCGATTGGTCGGGAACGCGAAGATCCAGGAGCTCGCCCCCGGGTTCCGCGCCGGGCACCTCGCGGTGGTCTGCTACCTCGCCCTGGTCATCGCGATGTTCGCCTACTTCTCCCCGATCCTCTACGGGTACGAGATCCCGGACGCCTACTACAACTCGATCATGTGGTTCCGGAGCTGGCAGTAG
- a CDS encoding BCCT family transporter yields MLEGAEAIGEKSSLPEKEIVFEGEDDSVGIDWKVSIPAFVIVLATVAWGMLGTESFSSFSSAALTLVVNNFGWAFILLTSVFLVFAIVIALSKFGSIKLGRNDEAPEFSTTSWIAMMFAAGMGIGLMFYGASEPLTFYRQGVPGYEPHNVGKAMSSTLLHWTLHPWAIYGIFGLAIAYSTFRLGRRQLLSSAFVPLFGERAAKGWPGRIIDILTIIATIFGTACSLGVGATQISAGLSAAGLIENPRMSTIVAIVAVLTLAFIISAMSGVGKGIQYISNANMILAALLAIFVFIVGPSVSILNLIPGSIGAYLSNFFEMIGRTAESANGTAGTWLSSWTIFYWAWWISWSPFVGMFLARISRGRTIREFIFGVMFVPSGVSVLWFAIFGGTAIHLEQQGQSIWGDGSAEYQLFDLLHQFPGGKVAGVLAVILLATFFITSADSASTVMGSMSQGGQTDANKFISAGWGLLVALIGMTMLVTGGDDILSNLQNITIIAASPFLVVIFVLMFALLKDLRNDEIYLDHREQQRFAARLARERRIHLEHEKKEQAKQRRINNRVNRQKQKKPRHPKAYHA; encoded by the coding sequence ATGCTCGAGGGCGCCGAGGCCATCGGCGAGAAGAGCAGCCTCCCCGAGAAGGAGATCGTCTTCGAGGGCGAGGACGACTCGGTGGGCATCGACTGGAAGGTGAGCATCCCCGCCTTCGTCATCGTGCTCGCGACCGTGGCGTGGGGCATGCTCGGCACCGAGAGCTTCTCCTCCTTCTCCTCCGCGGCGCTGACGCTGGTGGTCAACAACTTCGGCTGGGCCTTCATCCTCCTGACGTCCGTCTTCCTCGTCTTCGCGATCGTCATCGCGCTCAGCAAGTTCGGCTCGATCAAGCTCGGCCGCAACGACGAGGCCCCGGAGTTCTCCACGACGAGCTGGATCGCGATGATGTTCGCCGCGGGCATGGGCATCGGGCTCATGTTCTACGGCGCCTCCGAGCCCCTGACCTTCTACCGCCAGGGCGTCCCCGGCTACGAGCCGCACAACGTGGGCAAGGCGATGAGCTCCACGCTCCTGCACTGGACCCTGCACCCGTGGGCGATCTACGGCATCTTCGGCCTGGCGATCGCCTACTCGACCTTCCGCCTCGGCCGCCGCCAGCTACTCAGCTCCGCGTTCGTCCCGCTGTTCGGCGAGCGCGCCGCGAAGGGCTGGCCCGGCCGCATCATCGACATCCTCACGATCATCGCCACCATCTTCGGCACCGCCTGCTCGCTGGGCGTGGGCGCCACGCAGATCTCGGCGGGTCTTTCCGCCGCGGGGCTCATCGAAAACCCGCGGATGAGCACCATCGTGGCCATCGTGGCGGTGCTGACGCTCGCCTTCATCATCTCTGCCATGTCGGGCGTGGGCAAGGGCATCCAGTACATCTCCAACGCGAACATGATCCTCGCGGCTCTGCTGGCGATCTTCGTCTTCATCGTCGGCCCCAGCGTGAGCATCCTCAACCTGATCCCCGGATCGATCGGTGCGTACCTGTCCAACTTCTTCGAGATGATCGGCCGCACCGCCGAGTCGGCCAACGGCACGGCGGGCACGTGGCTGAGTTCCTGGACCATCTTCTACTGGGCGTGGTGGATCTCGTGGAGCCCCTTCGTGGGCATGTTCCTAGCCCGCATCTCGCGCGGGCGGACCATCCGCGAGTTCATCTTCGGCGTCATGTTCGTCCCGTCCGGCGTGTCCGTCCTGTGGTTCGCCATCTTCGGCGGCACCGCCATCCACCTCGAGCAGCAGGGCCAGTCCATCTGGGGCGACGGCTCCGCCGAGTACCAGCTCTTCGACCTGCTCCACCAGTTCCCCGGCGGCAAGGTCGCGGGCGTGCTCGCGGTGATTCTGCTGGCCACCTTCTTCATCACCTCGGCGGACTCCGCCTCCACGGTGATGGGCTCGATGAGCCAGGGCGGCCAGACCGACGCCAACAAGTTCATCTCCGCCGGCTGGGGCCTGCTCGTCGCGCTCATCGGCATGACCATGCTGGTCACCGGCGGCGACGACATCCTCTCCAACCTGCAGAACATCACGATCATCGCGGCCAGCCCGTTCCTCGTGGTCATCTTCGTGCTCATGTTCGCCCTGCTCAAGGACCTGCGCAACGACGAGATCTACCTCGACCACCGCGAGCAGCAGCGGTTCGCGGCCCGGCTTGCCCGCGAGCGCCGCATCCACCTAGAGCACGAGAAGAAGGAGCAGGCGAAGCAGCGCCGCATCAACAACCGCGTCAACAGGCAGAAGCAGAAAAAGCCGCGCCACCCCAAGGCGTACCACGCCTAG
- a CDS encoding ferritin-like domain-containing protein: protein MKEDVIMKKRLIAGAAAVALGLGLAPAATAQEQLSTAEVATLSRMRDEERMARDLYQAFIDAYGSVRPFSNIVYSEQRHYDAIGTMLDRFGVDDPSAGLPTGTYADAEIQALYDSWLAQGSTSLRDAYAVGVELETADIADLEDAIDESGNASLDATYQNLLDASRNHLSAFQRASSGGGMGGGGMGGGFRWRGGWG, encoded by the coding sequence ATGAAGGAGGACGTCATCATGAAGAAACGGCTCATCGCCGGCGCCGCCGCCGTGGCGCTGGGGCTTGGCCTCGCCCCCGCCGCTACGGCCCAGGAGCAGCTCAGCACGGCGGAGGTGGCAACGCTTTCGCGGATGCGCGACGAGGAACGCATGGCGCGGGACCTCTACCAGGCGTTTATCGACGCCTACGGCAGCGTCCGCCCGTTTTCGAACATCGTCTACTCCGAGCAGCGCCACTACGACGCGATCGGCACGATGCTCGACAGGTTCGGCGTCGACGATCCGTCGGCCGGGCTGCCCACGGGCACCTATGCCGACGCAGAGATCCAAGCACTCTACGACTCCTGGTTGGCCCAAGGCAGCACCTCGCTGAGGGATGCCTACGCCGTGGGCGTCGAGCTGGAGACGGCGGACATCGCCGACCTGGAGGACGCGATCGACGAGTCCGGCAATGCGAGCTTGGATGCCACCTACCAGAACCTGCTCGACGCCTCGCGCAACCACCTCAGCGCCTTCCAACGGGCTAGCTCCGGCGGGGGCATGGGCGGTGGCGGCATGGGCGGTGGTTTTCGCTGGCGCGGCGGCTGGGGGTAG
- a CDS encoding response regulator transcription factor codes for MRRTVLIVDDEPAIRRVLAQYLAADGHEVLEADTGARALELLGSGVPIDMVLLDIGLPDIDGFEVLSRLRRTSSIYVMVVSARAEETDKLVGLGVGADDYVIKPFSVREIAARIKAVFRRMDGSLSLVDDHLRLGSLTIDPTAREVRLRGEPVELSQLDFDLLLALAERPGRVWSRQQLLERVWGYDFYGDERVIDVHIRTIRRALGDDAERPEFIATVRGVGYKFLGAP; via the coding sequence GTGAGAAGAACCGTCCTCATCGTCGACGACGAGCCCGCCATCCGGCGTGTGCTCGCGCAGTACCTCGCCGCCGACGGCCACGAGGTTCTCGAGGCGGACACCGGGGCGCGGGCGCTCGAGCTTCTGGGTTCCGGCGTCCCGATCGACATGGTCCTGCTCGACATCGGCCTGCCCGACATCGACGGCTTCGAGGTGCTCAGCCGCCTGCGCCGCACCTCCTCCATCTACGTCATGGTGGTCTCGGCCCGCGCGGAGGAGACCGACAAGCTCGTGGGCCTCGGCGTGGGGGCCGACGATTACGTGATCAAGCCGTTCTCCGTCCGCGAGATCGCAGCCCGCATCAAGGCCGTCTTCCGGCGGATGGATGGTTCGCTTTCGCTTGTCGACGATCACCTTCGGCTGGGAAGCCTCACGATCGACCCCACCGCGCGGGAGGTACGGCTGCGCGGCGAGCCGGTCGAGCTCTCCCAGCTGGACTTCGACCTGCTCCTCGCGCTCGCCGAGCGTCCGGGCAGGGTGTGGTCGCGCCAGCAGTTGCTCGAGCGGGTCTGGGGCTACGACTTCTACGGCGACGAGCGGGTCATCGACGTCCACATCCGCACGATCCGCCGGGCGCTCGGCGACGACGCGGAACGCCCCGAGTTCATCGCCACCGTGCGCGGCGTCGGCTACAAGTTCCTAGGGGCGCCATGA
- a CDS encoding sensor histidine kinase: MRPKPTRRLGYQLVASHLAVALVSLVTTGIVVWALAPWFFARSDHSPARGSGYGQQLIDAVHHALVWGLLAGALAAVELGLIAAWSISRSVRLIRDSTKRLAQGDYAARMPQTTTRELDELSRDIGTMASAVRDTEARRTRLISEVSHEMRTPLTVIDGQVEAMLDGVVPLDPDNLAPLLAESHRLRRLADDLSALSRAEEGRMGLELREADVCEVIETVVRHLHPQIEDAGIHLVCAPTAHAHALIDPDRIGQVITNLVGNAIRATPEGGTITITCAERDDAVEVTVADTGAGIDEGDLEKVFERFYRAGAGTGSGIGLTIARQIALHHGGSLTASSEGRGRGATFTLSLPAITGVPD; encoded by the coding sequence ATGAGGCCGAAACCCACCCGCAGGCTGGGGTACCAGCTCGTCGCCTCGCACCTGGCCGTCGCGCTCGTCTCGCTTGTGACCACGGGAATCGTCGTCTGGGCGCTGGCGCCGTGGTTCTTCGCCCGCTCCGATCACTCGCCCGCACGCGGCAGCGGATACGGGCAGCAGCTCATCGACGCCGTCCACCACGCCCTCGTCTGGGGCCTGCTCGCGGGCGCGCTCGCGGCCGTGGAACTCGGGCTCATCGCCGCGTGGAGCATCTCCCGCTCGGTGCGGCTCATCCGGGACTCCACCAAGCGCCTGGCCCAGGGCGACTACGCCGCGCGCATGCCGCAGACCACCACCCGCGAGCTCGACGAGCTCTCCCGCGACATCGGCACCATGGCCTCGGCAGTCCGCGACACCGAGGCCCGGCGCACGCGCCTCATCAGCGAGGTGAGCCACGAGATGCGCACCCCGCTGACGGTCATCGATGGCCAGGTGGAGGCCATGCTCGACGGAGTCGTCCCGCTCGACCCGGACAACCTCGCGCCGCTGCTGGCCGAGTCGCACCGCCTGCGCCGACTGGCCGACGACCTGAGCGCCCTCTCCCGGGCGGAGGAGGGGCGGATGGGCCTCGAGCTGCGCGAGGCCGACGTGTGCGAGGTCATCGAGACGGTCGTGCGCCACTTGCACCCGCAGATCGAGGACGCGGGGATCCACCTCGTCTGCGCGCCCACCGCTCACGCGCACGCGCTCATCGACCCCGACCGGATCGGGCAGGTGATCACCAACCTCGTGGGCAACGCGATCCGCGCCACCCCGGAGGGCGGGACGATCACCATCACCTGCGCGGAGAGGGACGACGCCGTGGAGGTAACGGTGGCCGACACCGGGGCGGGCATCGACGAAGGCGACCTCGAGAAGGTCTTCGAGCGCTTCTACCGAGCGGGCGCCGGCACGGGGTCCGGCATTGGGCTCACGATCGCCCGGCAGATCGCGCTCCACCACGGCGGCAGCCTCACCGCCAGCTCCGAGGGGCGGGGCAGGGGAGCGACGTTTACCCTCTCGCTCCCGGCCATCACAGGTGTGCCAGACTAG
- the rsmI gene encoding 16S rRNA (cytidine(1402)-2'-O)-methyltransferase — translation MSSDLAGNPLPLLPRGIILAATPLGNVGDASPRLAQALAEADVVASEDTRRTRALAQALGVEIRGQVLSNFDHNEQGRAAQLIDYARTGTVVVVTDAGMPIVSDPGFPLVEAAHDAGVPLTCFPGPSAVPVALALSGLHVGKFAFDGFAPRKPGQRRAWLETLAQETRAVCFFESPHRIGDTLAAAAEVLGPDRRAAVARELTKTYEEVKRGTLGELAEWAKDGLRGEISVVIEGVQKKEVTDVRELTEGVEKLVAEGARLKDACAQLAKEHGVSKKELYDAVLEAR, via the coding sequence ATGAGCTCAGATCTGGCAGGCAACCCCCTCCCGCTGCTCCCGCGCGGCATCATCCTGGCGGCCACGCCGCTGGGCAACGTCGGCGACGCCTCGCCGAGGCTCGCCCAGGCGCTCGCCGAGGCCGACGTCGTCGCCTCCGAGGACACCCGCCGCACCCGGGCGCTCGCCCAGGCGCTCGGCGTGGAGATCCGCGGTCAGGTCTTGAGCAATTTCGACCACAACGAGCAGGGCCGGGCCGCCCAGCTCATCGACTACGCGCGCACCGGCACCGTGGTCGTGGTCACCGACGCGGGCATGCCAATCGTCTCCGACCCGGGCTTCCCGCTGGTCGAGGCCGCCCACGACGCGGGCGTGCCGCTGACCTGCTTCCCGGGCCCCTCGGCCGTGCCCGTCGCCCTAGCGCTGTCGGGGCTGCACGTGGGCAAGTTCGCCTTCGACGGCTTCGCCCCGCGCAAACCGGGCCAGCGCCGCGCCTGGTTGGAGACCCTCGCCCAGGAGACCCGGGCGGTCTGCTTCTTCGAATCCCCGCACCGCATCGGCGACACCCTCGCCGCGGCCGCCGAGGTCCTAGGGCCCGACCGCCGCGCGGCGGTGGCCCGCGAGCTGACCAAGACCTACGAGGAGGTCAAGCGCGGCACGCTCGGGGAACTGGCCGAGTGGGCCAAGGACGGGCTGCGCGGGGAGATCTCGGTGGTCATCGAGGGCGTCCAGAAGAAGGAGGTCACGGACGTGCGCGAGCTGACCGAAGGCGTCGAGAAGCTCGTCGCGGAAGGCGCGCGCCTCAAGGACGCCTGCGCGCAGCTGGCCAAGGAGCACGGCGTGAGCAAGAAAGAACTGTATGACGCCGTGCTGGAAGCACGCTGA